GACGAGCGGGATGGGCAGCCCCTCATAAGAAGTACGGATGCCCAGGTCCTCCGGGCACACCGGCCGCTTTTGGGACTTGGGGATGACACTCAGCTGCCCGTTGGTCTCCAGAACGGCCACCTCGACGTCGTTGATGTTGGGGATGTTCTTCTGGCGGAGCTGCTCCATCAGGTCGTCCACCCCGTAGCGCAGCCGCCGCAGTTCCTGCTCGATGATGCGGCCGTCCTTGATGACGATGCTGGGCGTGCCCGCGATGACGTTGCGCGCCGTGGTGCTCTTCAGCGTGAGCCACGATATGAGGAGCTGCGTGACCAGAAGCGTCAGGATGGGAACGGCACCCTGCAGCAGGCCGACCTGCGTGTTCTCGATGGGTAGCGCCGCAAGCTCCGCGAGCATGATGGTGAGCACCAGGTCCCACGGAGACAGCGTGCCGATCTCGCGCTTGCCCATGATGCGCACGACGACGAGGAGCAGCACGTAGAAGTAGAGCGTCCGTCCGGCCAGACCGAGGGAAGCGGCGAGATCCTTCAAGGCCCTCCACCTGCCAGAACTCTGTGCGCCTCGGGTAGTGTGCCGCGCGGGACCAATCGTCCATTCCGCGGGCCGGGTGATGCGTCCACGAGCGCAGCCGACTGGGTTTGCTCTTGACAGCGGTTCTCGATAGACGATATACAATCCCAAGAGAGATTCATTTTCCTTTGCCAGTTACTCCTACTGCTTTTCCTGGTCAACGAACGGTGCCGCCGCTCGTGGCCCCGTACGGCCTTTGAAGGCTGTGAAAGGAGTACCTCATGGCCTCGGTGGTCGCTTCAGAAGGAGTCGTGACCCGCTTTCGCCCGCTGGCCGCCCCCGCTGTCACCGGAATCCTGGTGCTCGTGGGCTGGTGGTTGGAATCCCGCCAGCCTCTGCCCGCGGCCTCCGTAAACCTCATGCTGCTTGCCCCCGGCCTCCCAGCGTTGGCCGCGTACCTCCTCGCTTACGCCGTGGGCGGCTACCAGTCCGCCAGGGCCGGGCTCGCCTCGCTGCGGCGCGGGCGGATCGACATCGACTTCTTGATGGTCGCCGCCGCGCTGGGTGCGGCCGCCATCGGGCGGGCACAGGACGGAGCCATCCTCATCTTCATCTTCGCCCTGAGCAACGCGCTGGAAGAATACGCCATCGGCCGCACCCGGAAAGCCATCGAGGCGCTGGTGCAACTGAGGCCCACCCGGGCCAGGCGGGTTGCGAGCGTGGACGACGCGGCCGAGCCGGAGATGGTGCTGGCGGAAGAACTCGCCGTGGGCGATCTGGTGCTGGTGCTGCCGGGTGAACAGATTCCCGCCGACGGGGTTGTGGTGCGGGGCGAGTCCGCGGTGGACAGCTCCGCCATCACCGGGGAGAGCGTCCCGCAGCAGCGGGCTGCGGGCCAGCGCGTCTTCGCCGGCAGCGTAAACCGCGAAGGCGCTCTGTGGATCGAGGTGGATCGCACCGCCGGCCAGAGCACCCTGGCGCGCATCATCCAGCTCGTAGCCGAAGCGCAGGAACGCAAGGCGCCCACCCAGCTCTTCATCGAACGCTTCGAGCAGGTCTACTCGGCCGCCGTGGTGGCGGGAACGCTCGGGGTCGTCGCGGCCGGGACGGGGCTTTTTGGCTGGAGCTTCTCCGAGGCGCTGTACCGGGCGATGACGGTGATGGTCGTCGCTTCGCCATGCGCCGTCGTGCTCTCTACGATGCCTGCGATGCTGTGCGCCATCGCCAAGGGCGCCCGCAACGGGGTGCTGTTCAAGGGTGCCCTTTACGTCGAACAGCTTGCCGGGGTGCAGGTGGTGGCGTTCGACAAGACGGGCACGCTGACCGTCGGCCGGCCGCAGCTCACCGCCGTCTTCCCGGCCGAGGGGCAGAGAGAGGAACAGGTGCTCCTGGCGGCCGCCGCGGCCGAGCAAGGCAGTGAACATCCGATCGCCTGGGCCATCATCGAGGAAGCCCGCCGGCGAGGGCTGTCACCGGCCGCCCCCGAACGCAGCA
The Bacillota bacterium DNA segment above includes these coding regions:
- a CDS encoding DUF421 domain-containing protein; this translates as MKDLAASLGLAGRTLYFYVLLLVVVRIMGKREIGTLSPWDLVLTIMLAELAALPIENTQVGLLQGAVPILTLLVTQLLISWLTLKSTTARNVIAGTPSIVIKDGRIIEQELRRLRYGVDDLMEQLRQKNIPNINDVEVAVLETNGQLSVIPKSQKRPVCPEDLGIRTSYEGLPIPLV
- a CDS encoding heavy metal translocating P-type ATPase, whose amino-acid sequence is MASVVASEGVVTRFRPLAAPAVTGILVLVGWWLESRQPLPAASVNLMLLAPGLPALAAYLLAYAVGGYQSARAGLASLRRGRIDIDFLMVAAALGAAAIGRAQDGAILIFIFALSNALEEYAIGRTRKAIEALVQLRPTRARRVASVDDAAEPEMVLAEELAVGDLVLVLPGEQIPADGVVVRGESAVDSSAITGESVPQQRAAGQRVFAGSVNREGALWIEVDRTAGQSTLARIIQLVAEAQERKAPTQLFIERFEQVYSAAVVAGTLGVVAAGTGLFGWSFSEALYRAMTVMVVASPCAVVLSTMPAMLCAIAKGARNGVLFKGALYVEQLAGVQVVAFDKTGTLTVGRPQLTAVFPAEGQREEQVLLAAAAAEQGSEHPIAWAIIEEARRRGLSPAAPERSKIHPGRGVEAVVEGDRVVVGSPAWFSEMGRAPEGRLAQALRELEGTGQTAMVVSINGSGPVGLIGVADRVRPEASAAVRGLKRLGIQQVVMLTGDNERVASAIGRELVVDGVHAGMLPEDKKRVLA